One Tolypothrix bouteillei VB521301 DNA window includes the following coding sequences:
- a CDS encoding erythromycin esterase family protein: MANASTTKLGDVVRQAAHPLIGTAEDYDPLLDLIGDARFVLIGEATHGTHEFYEQRAEITKRLIQEKGFTAVAVEADWPDAYRVNRYVRGVKEDRTPVEALRDFQRFPTWMWRNTDVVNFISWLRQYNDSLPQNATKTGFYGLDLYSMYSSIDEVVGYLDKVDPEAAKQARHRYSCLEHFGEDSQAYGYAASFDMSESCEQQVINQLMELQRKTGEYIQCDSRVKEDEFFYAEQNARLVKSAEEYYRSMFQGRISSWNVRDRHMADTLDRLVTHFDSQGKRTKVVVWEHNSHLGDARATDMSSLDELNVGQLVRERYDRDAVLVGFTTYTGTVTAASHWGGTAQLKRVLPGLPDSYEALFHNTGLPRFLLNLRQDNQAVKALNEPRLERAIGVIYSPKTERVSHYFYTNLPKQFDAVIHIDSTTGVEPIDS, translated from the coding sequence ATGGCAAATGCAAGCACAACGAAACTTGGTGATGTAGTGCGTCAAGCCGCTCATCCACTAATCGGCACAGCTGAAGATTATGACCCGTTACTAGACCTTATTGGTGATGCTCGATTTGTGCTTATTGGTGAGGCGACTCACGGGACCCACGAGTTTTACGAACAACGAGCCGAGATTACCAAACGCCTGATTCAAGAAAAAGGTTTTACGGCTGTAGCTGTAGAAGCAGATTGGCCTGATGCATACCGCGTCAATCGCTATGTACGCGGAGTTAAGGAGGATCGGACGCCCGTTGAAGCATTAAGAGATTTTCAACGGTTCCCAACTTGGATGTGGCGTAACACTGATGTGGTCAACTTCATTAGTTGGCTGCGTCAATATAATGATTCATTACCGCAGAATGCAACGAAAACAGGTTTTTACGGGCTTGACCTGTACAGTATGTATTCCTCAATAGATGAGGTTGTGGGTTATTTAGATAAAGTCGATCCAGAAGCTGCAAAACAAGCACGTCATCGCTACTCGTGCTTGGAACACTTTGGCGAAGATTCTCAGGCATATGGATATGCTGCTAGTTTTGATATGAGCGAGTCTTGCGAGCAACAAGTCATCAATCAATTAATGGAGTTGCAACGGAAAACTGGAGAGTACATACAGTGCGATAGTCGGGTCAAAGAAGATGAATTTTTCTATGCCGAACAAAACGCCCGACTTGTAAAGAGTGCTGAGGAGTACTACCGCTCAATGTTTCAAGGTCGGATATCATCTTGGAACGTGCGAGATAGGCACATGGCAGACACCTTAGATCGTTTAGTGACTCATTTTGACAGTCAGGGAAAGCGTACAAAAGTCGTTGTTTGGGAGCATAATTCTCATTTAGGGGATGCACGAGCAACTGATATGAGTTCTTTGGATGAACTAAATGTAGGACAACTAGTACGCGAACGTTACGATCGCGATGCTGTACTTGTTGGTTTTACTACGTATACGGGAACAGTTACAGCAGCTTCTCATTGGGGAGGGACAGCACAACTCAAACGAGTCCTTCCAGGATTACCTGATAGTTACGAAGCATTGTTCCACAATACTGGGTTACCTCGATTTCTTCTCAATTTGCGACAAGATAATCAAGCAGTGAAAGCACTTAATGAACCAAGATTAGAGCGAGCTATTGGAGTTATTTACTCGCCGAAAACAGAGCGTGTCAGTCATTACTTTTATACCAATCTTCCCAAACAATTTGATGCTGTTATTCACATTGATAGTACAACAGGCGTAGAACCTATTGATAGCTAA